GCACACGTTTGTCGCGGACCTTGCCCCGGTTATCCAGCGTCAGCGCGCCGAAGGTCAGGCGCGGGCCGGGCGCGATCTCGATCTGGGTGTCGAGCGTGGCGTCGCGGTTGTCGGCGCGCACGCTTTGGTTCTTGAGTTCCGCCTTGGCGTGGCCCCGGTTGCGCCAGCCCCGGATACCGGTGTTGGCCGCCGTGGAGATCACGCCGCTGCGCGCGATCTCGCCCTTGGCAAAACCGCTCGGCAGATCGGTGCCCTTGGCCAACGGCGCCACTTCGGCGCGGGAGAATTTGAACTGCGGCCCCTGCTCCACATCGATCACGATGCGGCTGACTTGAGACGGCGGCGAGAAGGGCGGGATGTCGGCGGCTTCCCGGCCATCGACCTTGATGCTGATCACCCCGGCATAATAGCCCTCGCCGTAGAGCGCGCCGAGGATGCGCCCGTAGTCGGCGCGCGCCGAGGTCACCACGTCCTGCGAATTGGAGGTGTCGCCTGCAAGCGAGGCCACCGAAAGCGAGGCGTTGCGCAGGGTTTCGGTGAGGGATTCGTTGTTGCCCGAGGTCCGCACGACAACTTCGCTCAAGGCGAGAGCCTGGCTGACGGAAAGCCCCAGACCGGCAGCCGCGATCAAGGCCGCGTTGCGTAATCCGTTGGGATACGGAAAGAAAAGGCGCCTGTTGCCCACCACGAATGCCCCCCACTCGAAAACACTTTTCTCAAGCCCCGGTTTTTGCCCGCAAGGGCTTCCGGTTTTCAGGGTCCATATGATGCGATTTGGGGCTTTCGGGCAACCTCTATCCCCGTCCGGAAGCCGATCCGCGGCGGATCGTGTCAGTCCGGCACGTCCCAGTCTTCCGGCGTCATCTCTTTGCCCCGGCCCCGCCAGAGCGGCACGCCGGTGCGCACGGCGGCGCGGCCAATCATGTGGCTGCCGACGGGGGCGGTGAAGAGGATGAAGGCCACCACGGCCACCACGCGGAAGCTGATGGCGAGATCCCAGAAGGCCACCGCCGCACCGGCGAGGATCAAGCCGCAGGCCAGCGTCCCGGCCTTGGTGGAGGCATGCATCCGCACCAGAACATCCGGCAGGCGCAAGACGCCAAGGGCGGCGATGAAGGCGAAGAATCCGCCGGAAAGCACCAGAAGCCCGGCCAGAATATCAAGCATCGCTGCCCCCTTTCACGCTCTCATCGGCGGCCTCGACAACCTCTGCCACCTGCTCGTTCAGCCGTGCCGCCCGCCGCCGCCGCCGCACGCGGCGCTCGGCAAAGCGCGCCAGCGCCACGGTGGCCAGAAAGCCCACGAGCGCCATCACGAGGGCCACATCGAGGAAGGTCTGATCCCGCGTCGCCACGGCGAAGAGCCCGCAGAAGGCCACGATGAGGATCGTCATCATATCGAGCGCCACCACGCGAT
The sequence above is drawn from the Pseudoruegeria sp. SHC-113 genome and encodes:
- a CDS encoding monovalent cation/H+ antiporter complex subunit F — its product is MTSAGFLAFSVNAGFVMIVLALVLGFIRLIKGPSLPDRVVALDMMTILIVAFCGLFAVATRDQTFLDVALVMALVGFLATVALARFAERRVRRRRRAARLNEQVAEVVEAADESVKGGSDA
- the mnhG gene encoding monovalent cation/H(+) antiporter subunit G, coding for MLDILAGLLVLSGGFFAFIAALGVLRLPDVLVRMHASTKAGTLACGLILAGAAVAFWDLAISFRVVAVVAFILFTAPVGSHMIGRAAVRTGVPLWRGRGKEMTPEDWDVPD